Within the Rosa rugosa chromosome 2, drRosRugo1.1, whole genome shotgun sequence genome, the region GTTTGAGGAATAATCTTTTCACATGAAAGAAATATTACGGCATTGCATCATTTGTTTAGTCTTGTTTAGTTTGTTCGAATATATGATTTGTCTTTATTTTTTACAAAAATACATTGAGAAATTCGACACTAAAACTTTGAGAAACAGTAAAAATACATTTAGCATAACTGCGCAAGTGAGATCCAATGCAAGGAGTCCTTCAAGTCTTTCTTATCTCTCTCATCTATTGGATGATTCTCAATTGTAATTGTTAGGTCAAGAATTTTGAAATCCGGCAATATTAGCGAAGCCAAGATGAGGATTGTCATTGTATATAATTTCACTACGTTCTTCCAGTCTGATTATTACATATATAGTTTTCGGCTTTGAAATACATGAAATGAAAAAGTAACAGATAATTAGATTCAAATCTAATATATTAATACTAGTTTGTGCAATTTTTttgggtgtttctaaatgtacccagcagaAATCTAAGTACACCCAGCAACttatttaaattaaaaatatatagatAAATTCTACTAATTTTCCCATTATGCCCCCATCTCTTAACATTTTACCTAGATTTTTCCAACATCTTACACCTAGTGGCGGAGCCACATTGGGGCACACTGGGTCCCGTGACCCAGTCAACTTTtcactatatatataattaagctgCTCAGATGGCAAACAGCCAGCTTAGTGCAGTGGGTTTGGCATGTTCTTGTTATATTAAGGTCCAAGGTTTGATTCTAGCAACTATCATTAATTTTTTCATGTGGCTTGCTATTATAAACTTGACATAATTTTAACAGTATTCTTATCTTAAATTAATCTTATTTTTAGATTATAATTGTTCTCTCATATTTTTTTATCGGAACTTTCATTAAAATTTGATATATAGAGTTCTAAATTTTTTCTGTACAATTTCTAAAAGTCCTCACCTGGGATGAAGTTCTAGCTCCGTCACTCGTTGATACTTTTAAGTGATGTAGAGAACTCTTGTAAAATAGAAAAGCATAGTTGCAACATGTAACGTCTCTTAACTGAATTAtaaatttcttgttattttctaagattttttatgttttgatatttttttgtttgtttttgtgccCCAGTAATCCTAagtttctggctccgccactgcttACACCTAGCACAACGTCAAGTCGTTCGCTATTCAAGGTTGTTTTGCCTATGAGATGTttaattgcaaatctctttctatgtgtttttgtTAGGGTTTCCTGATATAGAAGATCAACTTTATTTATATAAGCAGCTAGTGTTAGTTTTATTTGTAGTATGAGCATGATGGGCAAGCAGCCTACTTTTCAAGGAGTTTTGTTTGAGTTCCTGGGTTTGGATTGAATTACAAGACAGTGCTTTGGTGAAATTTGGTTCACTGTTCTACCATAAATGAAAAAAGGGTTTACTGTGTTTTCTAGTTTTCCAGCGACTCATGTGATTTAGCTGTCTACCTTTCCACCTCAAATTACGTACACGCGATCTTCACCATCACCGGATTCCTGTGCAATTTCACAGTTTGGTTTCTCAATGATTGAGTTCCATAATTAAAAGGTCGGTAGCCTAGCCTACCTTTATTTAGCTTAGTCTCATTCTTGTCATCaccgtttaaaaaaaaaaattaaaaaaaagttgttgttgtttttctgGAATAGAAGTACTCTTGGTTAAGAACTCTCTCTGCGTACTAgaattttcttgattttggaTACAGAGACAACAACAAATCAATTTCATGAAATGAAGGCTTATTAAATAGGAGTGAAACAAGTGCAGTGTTGAACAATTGATTCGCACTTTTGTTAACTCTTGAAAGAAATTCTTTTGCTTTAATTGAAAATCAGTTCAACCAAAAACTCAGGTATATATGTTTGCAAGCAATTAGCATCGTAGAATTGCTCCAGTTACCCATTTCTACCAAAACATGTATAATTCTGAATTTCTAGCCGATGAAAAGAGAAAGGGAAGAAGATGTTGCTGGGTATGTTTTTTGTGGCATTGTTTTGTAGAACGAGGGTATTTTAGAAAATTTAACTGGATTTAACTAAATATAAATAGCTGGGTACACTTAGaattttgctgggtacatttagaaagacggggaatttgattctatacCCAAATTGACACAcctcttttagaataaacccaatcataagagtgttttaatatacacccaaatcaattaattttttttatgcaacATAAAAAAACCTGTTAAatagaataaataataaaacccaatgttgttaagaattactaaagctgccactatTAAATAGGATTGATAATAAAATCCAAATTTGTTGCCGATGGAAGCCGATCATGAAACGGCTGCCCATAGACGTCGCCCAAAATTATTCAACCCTTGATTTCAGCAATTGAAAATTCTCCTCTGGGTTGGAGGTTACGTAATCTCCATATTGAAGAGTCTAATCTGTACATTCAAAGCCGGTGTCAATATCTCTACAAgcttgtgatataaatggattgCACAATCAGAGGTTGGTGGGTTGCTTGTGTTCGACAGCATATCCGATTGGTACGGTTGATGAGTATTGTGGTTGCTACCTATTCAAAAGGTGTGTGTGCTCCTGacgaagaggtatttgttttgtgatggtTCTAGGTTTTTGCTATTGAGTAGGTATGATAGACTATACAAGTTATTGATTGCAGGTTTTTGTTTCATCTTCTTGTTTCTCAATAGATACTACAAGTTAATTTTGATGGCTAAAGAGTACACCCACCTGGAATTTAGGTGCGACCTTCTCAAGTTTGGACGTGTTATGACCGACGAGTTAAGGGCAGATATTACTGAAGTGAAGCTTGATCTGATAGAGTCCACACCATTCAGGGATTTGTTTAGAGCTTTTTATGAGTGGCAAATAATAGACTCTGCTTGTAGGAAGTCTAATAGTGACATCGTTTCTCTTTTAAAATGCTTTGACAAggaaaaaaattcatttcagtttggggaaattactggtacCATATCTGTAGGTGACATTCCAAAACTGTTTGGTTTGAATATTGAAGGTCGTGAGATCAACCTTAACGAGAGAAAAGGGGATTCTGACTTCATTAAAAGACGATTCCCTGGAGTGAAAAGGTTGTCCAAGGTGATCCTGGAGCAACTAAGTAAAGATGTATCTAACACTATTACGCTTGGCATTTTTGAAAGATAAGGGTAAATCAATTATTAAGAGCAAGATGATatggaaacatgtgaaaagagaAGGGCAAGTGAGTCTATTTACGTTCAATGTATCAAACAAAGACAGGGACTTGCTTACCTGGTTGGGAAGGAATAATGTTCATCATTTCCCTATTATTTCAAGCAAGGAATGTCCTAAACAAGATCCTTCCAGGTAATTATCTTGTTCCTTACTATCAGCACTCctaatatgtgtgtgtatgaGCTTATTCATTTGTTTTCTAATGTACAGTGTGGACAGCGGGATTGCTGTGACGTACATTATCAAGCGATTATCGGAAGGTCTTGAATTAGAGTCTACCTTTAAAAAAGGTGCCTTGACTCAGCAGAGAGCACATGTTTTGGGAAGGTTCTTAAGTGACAACAATGACGGTTAGGCTCATCTTTGTGAAAGGAGTTTGGGAGGGACAAGAATGCCATTTGGAAGGTCTTTCATcagtttttttgtcttttctggAATGTTAATGATTATGGATGCTTAAAGTGATCTTATATGTATTTTTTGCAATGTTTGAGAATTTGTATGATTAAAGTGTGTTTCTTAAAACACGATGGATCGTGTGGAAATCATTTTATttctgaataaaaaaaattttatgCACAATTAAACAGGGTTAATGGGGTGAATAGGGTTGTCTTTACGTTGGAGGCAATATTATGGGAAAGTCTGGTAGTTTGTGATTTTTCCTGGGCATAAGGGGGGAGGGTCGTGAAGTAGTTTCATATAGTATAGGTAGCAGAATGCATTTCCTGAAACCGGAGTTATAGGTGCATAAGGCATTCGCTGGACGATTTACGTACAAATTGTGAACTTTCTGGATAATAGGTACCTAAATTAGTTGCGTATATTAAAACCCACTAGATGTTAAACACCTGAATGGTAGGCAAATTTATTCAATATTACCTAGGGTTTATGCTACCAAAGTTAGTCAATATATGTAGCACCTGAATAGTAgacaaaattatgcaattttaCCCACGGTTTATTGTACCTAAGTTATTCCCTGATTGATAGACACAAAATGTAAACTCATAAATGATAGGTATCTAAATCACTTGCGAATGTGAAAACTTATACGATATTTGACACCTGCACGATAGGAAAAAGTACACAATTCTACCTATGGTTCATCTAGAGATACCCAAAGTAGCAAGTGAACGAACTGTGTATTGAGTGGTGACGTGTGAGAgtatttcataaaacttaactaATGGAATACAACAACACAACTAAAACACATAACTTCCATAGTAATAGCTGAAATTTCATACGAGACAAAAgacaaaaggatgtttaatcactaCATGATAGGAATACctccacaaaaggatgtttaatcagattgagaaatctacgaaatctaataggaatatctacacaaccacatctactttaaaatagcaaatataaagatcaaatctgaaaggaagagatatacaataattaaggcaattaatctttttaaataaggaatatctccacaaacatatctcctaaaatatggcatcagttacatacaataattaaggtattaatcacgttgacatatttaataataagattatctacacaaacatatctactaaaaaatggcaaatatataggtcaaatcagaaaggaagagatatacaataattaaggcaattaatcgtttttaaatcagaaaaaataaattgatggtattaaattctaatttgtgtttataactgataccatattcaaattcaaaaaaaaaaaaaaaaaaaacacctatatttgaggaatattttccttcttcaacgagaagggtaaaatagtcaaactaaaaaaacgagaaaaaaacttaattatagacttaaaacctatacggtaggtttaattatatgaatgggtgtagattaaaagaaaacataggaTTGGGTTTCTCTTAAAAGGAGCttcatttttttggtttttttctaattttctctagAAAGACCCATTTTTTTCAATGAATTGCTTCTTTGTTCTTAGTTTCTATCAATATCTCATACTATGAATTTTTTGGATTCTCACTAGAGATATTTACTAACAAAGGGCATAAAACACTAGACTCCAAAGCTAATTAATTGGTAACGGCAATTGCACTTCATTCTCACTCTTCCCTTTAAATAGAATAAATCATAGTTCTTTCATTACTCACGATCATTTTGATGATATGGAGGTCATTACACCTCTTCTCCGCAAAAGTTTCATGTATAGCTTGTGTTATCTTTATACAAtcataaccactgcaagtggcctagtggttcttgcctagttgggtgtgctctccAACCTAAGTttgaaccccgaagctgtcaaagtggtcaggcactgtgctgcaatgcatagttggagcatttcacatgcgccgaaggggtttatcttaaGCCTAAAAAGCCTTTGGAGGTTcctcttgacaaagtcaaaaaaatctTTATACAATCATAACATGGTCAGATGGTCTATACATCAATATTATGAGCAACCTAATTACACTTCCTGGGTGTGTCGAACTGAGATGAGAGATTATATCCCACGCaatatttgaagttttgaactgTGCAAAATGTAACAAAGCCTAGGTCTTACATTTCAATGGAAGAAGACATAGCCAGAAACAAAGAATGAGCACCGACCATCCCAAGTTTGAAATAGCTAGCTACAAGCAACACAGTGCCAAACCTTACTGAGTGATTGTGATTTGTGATGGACTTGGGACCAAAGGTGGAGGAAGTTGACATCACAGCAATACCCGGTCGGGTTGAACACTGAAATAGCTTCCGGCCCGACCCAACACTGCTGTACACGTTTTCTCTGAGGGGGGAACTGAGTTTGAAAACAAGGCACAGAAAAAGATGAGCATCTTCTGCTGCAAATCCCCAAAAACAATTTCATCAACGAGACTTCTCCCTCGAAACCCCACGTCATCGTCATTTCTCCAACCCAAATAATAATTTTTGTAACTTCTAAGATGGACCACAAGTCCACTATTCATTTGTAATCACAAATAGCAGAAATTTctctttattcttttcttttttaatctaAATCACATGTGTTTCGAGCTAACAGTACTTTCAAAGTATTTAATAATTAGCtactaaatatacattttttCTTCGGTTTGCAAATTAGAAGCTTGAGAACGAAAAAATGATTGTCTCTCATGTTTAGTAAAAAGTATTTCGGCACAACGAAATACCaaaaaataagaacattgaAGCCTTTAAGGTTCCATTGATTCGCAAAATGAAATTGATGGGAACTATTTCATGTTTGTCCCACAAGGATGTCCGTTTGCGATTttacaactcaaatgctacttAATAGTGCTCGGCGATTGCCTACCTCACTGAAGAGTGAAGACTATAGATCTAAGTGAGCATAGAGAAGTTTTGGGAAGTACCAAAATATAAAAATTGGTGTGAAGCAAATTAGGAGTTTGTCATagtaaaaacaaaagaaacatggTACCCAACATACCTCACCCTCCAATAATTTGAGTCCCAAATCGCACAAATTGACATTACCACGCGCGTGGAAACATATTCCTGAACAAACCAACATCATCCTACTTTGTTGCCCCCATTTCAAATCCAGATCCCGCCACTTTTCTTCACTCTGTCTTCAGTCTTCACCACTCTTTTTGCACTTTGCTACTACAAAACAAATTtgaatttctctctcttttcttctctgCCATTGCTTTTTCTTGTCCCTAATACTATTTCTTTCCACTTTTTCCAACTTGAAAGTTGCAGCAAGCCAGCAGCCCTCCACTAACCCAACGACTCAAAATTACAGTGTCTATCTTCCCACATAACAAAACCCTTTGCCGGTTATCGGTTCAACTTCGACATGAAGTTGCTATCTTCTTCTGAATcctctcctttttcttctttttcttcgtgTTCATCatccaccatcaccaccaccactaccaccACTTTTGATCTAACCAATTCAAAAGGTGCTAGTAATGGATGCATTGCTGGCATTTTGCGCAGAATTCTCTGCTATGGTAgcttgcctacatacccttctGATCATATCCCAGAAGAAACCAATTCTGTCGATCAATCTCAAAATGATCGAGCATTCAAGTCGAAAAACAAAACAGAGGAAACAGAGGCATCTGCCACTCCAAGCTTAGTGGCAAGGCTAATGGGGTTGGAGTCAATTCCAGATGCCAACTTGGTCTCCACCCTAAATTCAATATCCTGTAGCCGGTCTCTGAATTCTGCAGACCGGCTTTCGGGAGACCATGATCCAATTGAGGCACATGAGCGCCGACGAGTCAAGTCGTTTAGAGAGATGCCAACATTTATTGAAAATGAGGAATTCCTTGTTCTTAGCTTTGAGAATGGgagtgaaagaaaagaaaggagatCGAAGGGGAGGAAACGTGAGACGGGCCACGGAgaattgaggaagaagaaagcagGAAAGAGCAGAAACAAGGGAAATAGAAAACAAAGAGGGTttgagaaggaaaagaagcaagttcaagAAGAAAAAAGCAGAAGGGTTTTGAAAGATTTGAATGGGAGGGAAATGCTAAGAAGCAAAACCTCTCATAAACCCAAGAAAGAGACCATCTTTGATATGCTTAAGAATGTAGAATCTGATTGTACCTCGGAAGATTTAAGCCCGGTTTCTGTCCTTGATTGTGGTCAGTTTCTAGTTGATAACGAAGTTCCTACATCAGGTTTGTCCCCTCAATTAAGCTTGAAATAGTTGTTCCattcaattatatataaattataGCATGTTCATTAACCTTGACATTTTGTACACCAGAAGAAGATCCAGTCTTGGCGAGTTCATTTCCGAGAAGAAAAGACGACTGTTTAACTTGTGAtgcaagaaaaacaaagaaaatcgaAGGCATATGTCTTGGAACAAAGAAAGAGTATCATACTGCAGAGTACTTTGAGATTTTGGGTGAAATTTGTACTCTGACTGAAGCTGAATTGGTTGGATCAAATTGGAGCGTACACAAAGGCATCTGGAATAATCATGAAGGTTCTGCAGGAATTGCTGCAGATTTCGAGTCACAAATTCTAGGCCAATTAATAGAGGAGCTCGTGGATCAACTCGCTGATTTTCCTACTGAATATTCAAAACCTGTAAGATTTACGACCATTGTAAATTTGGTATTActataaattaaagcaacataCTATTGTATCACTTCTTTTACTGTACTAACAAGCAGCATAACTCAAAAGGGTTTGAATTCAAACTCATGTTTTGTGACTTCTAGCACTCTTTGTGATTGAAAAAGGATTTcaagttcaaacttcaaagttcaGACATATGGGGTCGTTTCTGGCCAGGATACCTTAATCAAGCCATGTTCATGACTGAAAGTCATGATACTAGACTAGTAGGTCTGTCACAAAAGGACTAGCTCCCACTCTTTCCGttccaactttttcttttttccttctctttatACGGTAAATATATATGATTGTAAATTTCATACTTTTAACATATCCAAAAACCGATAGCATTTGTAAACTTAACCTCTGTAGTTTATTAGCCTATTGTTAAAGGACGTTTGACAACTAATAAAGCGAAAAATCTATCATAATCACCTGTTTTTAACCTTTGGATTGACATAATCTCCTTTTCCTTTAGAGCATGGATTATTTATCGCCTGCTCATTTGAATTGTATGACTGTAGAAAACCTCATACCATTTACTCCTGCAGAAGCGCATGAGTTACACAGGAGAGCGCACATTAACAATCCCCTAAACATGTGTTTTGAGTGGGTACAACACAACTGAGGCATATCAAAATTATTAGAGGTGGTGTTAGAGACTTATGGGCCAAGCAAAACATCACTGGCTGAGTGGCTGGTGGTACTAAAGCCACACTACTCTTTCTTTTCTAGTGCTGATACCACTAACAAATATTTACCAAAAACGACAAATACCCAACCGCACCCAACAACAAAAGTAGACAAAGACGAGAGAAAGTAGAGCTAGTAAGTCTTGCCATTTTTTGTTTGTGCTCAACAGATAGATTAACGCCATGACAGTTACCACAAACCAGGGATAGAAAAGTAAGAGAGAAGTGAACGCAAAAGAAATTGGTTCTAAAGAGAGAGTGCAGATGAGAAGAAGTGAGCAATCAAAATGGCAAATGCAACCCAGTGAGGAGAAATGTCTGAAATGAGCAAGTAGTCATATAAGAGTCATAGTAGGTCGGCCATTTCCTGTTTGTGCTCAACAATATTCACTAGTTGGAATCAAAGGAAGACAAATGATATGCAAAATTCCGAAAGGAAAAGTCACAATTGCCACTTACTGATCTAAAACAgaaattaaagcaaagcatgtaATCTATGTCCAATTGGTTCTAATTAGAAAGTGCAGATAAGAATTTTGAAGTCCAACAGCTATCTAAATGGCATTCCAGTATGGTGAAATGAGCAAGAGTTCTCAAGAcatgaaaatctcaaaaagacATCTTTATTAAGTAGGAAAGTGTACAATAGAATCAACATGAGAACATACAGTTGGCCCAATTGATATGAACATCATCAACCAATGACTAATGCATCAGTATCTGTGTAACAGGCCAACAATATctaaattaaatatataaatGACAATCTCATTGATGAAAGGCGATCACAATTCAAGCATCTTTCTGGTTGAGATTCATATAGAAAGTTCAATGAAgattacaaaataaaaagaaatagtaAGTGCAGAACTTGCATCCTGCACGACTTATCTTTTTTCTCCGTCGGGTTATTTCCCCCATTCTCCAGTTCCTTTGACCTAGATATGATGAATATCAATAAAAATTTAACAAATGGCAAAAAAATATAGTTAAACGTTAACCAAGGAGCAGTCCGTGGAACTTGAATTAAATTTTAAGCCACCATCTGCTCCTGCTCTAAGTACATCTGCTGCTCCACCCAAGCAGGGAGTATCTCTGAATCTCCATTGTCGAGGTGacactgctgctgctgctgctgctgctgctgctgctgctgctgctgctgctggtcTTCAAAACCAAGTGGTCCAGGTCTCGACGGTCCTGGTGCATCCTTAACAAGGGTGTTTACCCAAGATACATCAGGCTCATCAACAGTTGGAACGCTGTTTCCATTGTTTCGATATCCAAAAGAAGCAGATTTCCTCAGCTTATTCAGTTCTTCCCCCTGGATACCCCAGTCTAGCTTTCCATTAGGAGAACCCCAATTTGAAAGGTTGGAGGTTTTTGGAGTTCCAGAATCAGCGGGTGAGGAAAACCCATAATTGTGGTTTGCAGCACTGCGCTCAATGAAGCTCTGGCTCCGCTGCTTTGCAAATGCAGCTGACCTGGAACTCAAAACTGCGGCTGCACCAGATGCATCATAC harbors:
- the LOC133732725 gene encoding uncharacterized protein LOC133732725, with protein sequence MKLLSSSESSPFSSFSSCSSSTITTTTTTTFDLTNSKGASNGCIAGILRRILCYGSLPTYPSDHIPEETNSVDQSQNDRAFKSKNKTEETEASATPSLVARLMGLESIPDANLVSTLNSISCSRSLNSADRLSGDHDPIEAHERRRVKSFREMPTFIENEEFLVLSFENGSERKERRSKGRKRETGHGELRKKKAGKSRNKGNRKQRGFEKEKKQVQEEKSRRVLKDLNGREMLRSKTSHKPKKETIFDMLKNVESDCTSEDLSPVSVLDCGQFLVDNEVPTSEEDPVLASSFPRRKDDCLTCDARKTKKIEGICLGTKKEYHTAEYFEILGEICTLTEAELVGSNWSVHKGIWNNHEGSAGIAADFESQILGQLIEELVDQLADFPTEYSKPVRFTTIVNLVLL